The genomic window GGGCCCCACGCGCTCTGTGACCAGGGCCTGCACGTTGAGCTTTGCGCCGGTGGGCGTGTGCACCCAGGCGCGCTCGCCGTTGCGAATGCCCTTCTCGGCCGCGACCTTCGGGTTGATCTCGATGAACATCTCCTGCTGCAGTTCCGCGAGCCAGGGATTCGAGCGGGTTTCCTCGCCGCCGCCTTCGTACTCGACCAGTCGGCCCGAGGTCATGATGTACGGGAATTTCTCGTGCACCTTGTCGGCGATGTTCTTCTGCTGCACGGTCTTGTAGAGCGTGGGCAGGCGCCAGAACGCCATCTTGTCGTCGTGCGTCGGGTACTTGGCCATCAAGTCGGGCCTGTTGCCGTACAGCGGCTCGCGGTGCTGCGGAATCGCGTCCGGAAAGTTCCAGACCAATGCGCGCGCCTTGGCATTGCCGAACGGGTGGCAGCCGTGGTTCTTCATGAACACGCGAATCATGCCGCCCGAGCTGTCGGTCTTCCAGTTCTTGCCCTCGGCCTTCGGCTTCTCGGCCTCGGTGAGTTCGTCCCACCAGCCCAGCTTCTTGAGCAGCACGTGGTCCAGCTCAGGGTAGCCGGTGGTGATATCGGCACCCACCGAATGCGAGCCGTCTTCGGCCAGCAGGTTCTTGCCATCGCGTTCCACGCCGAAGTTCGCGCGGAAGTTGCCGCCGCCGTCCATCACGTGCTTGGAGGTGTCGTAGAGATTCGGCGAACCCGGGTGCTTGAGCTCGGGCGTGCCGAAGCAGGGCCACGGCAGGCCGAAGTAGTCGCCCGTCATGTCGTAGCCGTTGACCTTGTCCTTGGTGCCGCCCTTGGCCTTGAGCGTGCGCACGTCGAAGGCGCCCATGTTGCGCATGTGAGCCTGCAGCCGCTCGGGGCTCTGCCCCGTGTAGCCGATGGTCCAGACGCACTTGTTGATTTCGCGCAGGATGTCGTCGGGCACGGGCTCGTCCATGCCCTTGACCTTCTGCATCTTGTAGTTCTTGCTCAGTTCCTTGCCGAAGCCCAGGCGGTCGGCGAACTGCTGCATGATCATGTGGTCGCTGCGGCTCTCCCACAGCGGCTCGATCACCTTCTCGCGCCACTGGAGCGAGCGGTTGGACGCGGTGACGGAACCGCTGGTCTCGAACTGCGTGCAGGCCGGCAGCAGGTAGACGGCGCGGCTCGGATTCTGGTCTTCCGGCCGGCCCGGCATCGCGGCCATGGCCGCCGTTGCCGAAGGGTACGGGTCGACCACCACAAGCAGGTCGAGCTTGTCCATGGCGCGCTTCATCTCGAGACCGCGCGTCTGCGAGTTGGGCGCATGGCCCCAATAGAACACGCCGCGCAGGTTCGAGTCCTGGTCGATCAGCTCGTTCTTCTCGAGCACGCCGTCGATCCAGCGCGACACGGTGATGCCGGGCTTGGTCATCATCGCGGGCGATGCGAAGCGGCCCTTGATCCATTCGTAGTCGACGCCCCATGCGGAAGCAAAGTGCTTCCAGGAGCCATCGACGATGCCGTAGTAGCCGGGCAGCGAATCGGGGTTCGGGCCCACGTCGGTGGCGCCCTGCACGTTGTCGTGGCCGCGGAAGATGTTGGTGCCGCCGCCCGACTTGCCGACGTTGCCGAGCGCAAGCTGCAGGATGCACGACGCGCGAACCATGGCATTGCCGATGGTGTGCTGGGTCTGGCCCATGCACCAGACGATGGTGCCCGGGCGGTTTTCGTTCAGCCAGGTCGCTACCTTGAGCACCTGGGCTTCAGGAACGCCGCAGGCCTCCTCGACCTTGTCCGGCGTCCACTTGGCGAGCACGTCCTCGCGCACCTTCTCCATGCCGAAGACGCGGTCGTTGATGTACTTCTTGTCTTCCCAGCCGTTCTTGAAGATGTGATGAAGCACGCCGAACAGGAACGGAATGTCCGAGCCCGAGCGGATGCGCACATATTCGTCGGCCTTGGCCGCGGTGCGCGTGAATCGCGGGTCGACCACGATCATCTTGCAGCCGTGCTCCTTGGCATGGAGCATGTGCAGCATGCTGACGGGGTGGGCCTCTGCGGCGTTGGAACCGATGTACAGCGCCACCTTGGCACCGCGCATGTCGTTGTACGAATTGGTCATGGCGCCGTAGCCCCATGTATTCGCAACGCCCGCAACGGTGGTCGAGTGGCAGATACGCGCCTGGTGGTCGCAGTTGTTGCTGCCCCAGAAACTCACGAACTTGCGCATCAGGTACGACTGCTCGTTGCTGTGCTTGGACGAGCCGATCCAGTAGATCGAATCGGGACCGCTGGCCTGGCGCAGTTCCTTCAGCCTGGCGGTGATTTCGTCGAGCGCCGTGTCCCAGCTGATGCGCTGGTACTTGCCGTCGACCAGCTTCATGGGATAGCGCAGCCGGTACTCGCCATGGCCGTGCTCGCGCAGCGCGGCGCCCTTGGCGCAATGGGCGCCCAGGTTGATGGGCGAGTCGAACACCGGCTCCTGGCGCACCCACACGCCGTTCTCCACCACGGCGTCGGAGGCGCAGCCTACCGAACAGTGGGAGCACACGGTGCGCTTGATTTCAACCTTGCCGGCGCCCACCGCGGTGGGTCGGGCATCGCCCGCCGCCTCGGCCTTGCGCATCAGCGTGAGCTGGCCCGCGGCCAACCCGACGCCTACGCCGAGGCCGGAGCGGCGCAGGAAGGCGCGCCGGTCCATGGTGGGCAGCGCGCCGGAAAGGCCGCGCCGCAGGCTGTGAATGAACGCGGAAGACTCGCGCTCCCCTTGCCGCGACACACTGTTCGCGGCGGTCGTTTTCTTGGTCAGCAACATCGTGGGTGTCCGCCTTAGGCCGAAGCGGTCTTGTAGTAGTGCTTGACGTGTTCGCTGAGCGAGTAGCCGCCGCCTTTTTCAGGCGCGGGCTTCAGCTCGGGAGCGGCAGCTTCGACGGCTGCGGGGGCCTCGGCCACCTTGGGAAGCACCGAAACCGCGGCGACCGCGGCACCTGCGGTGGCGGCGCCAAAAAAGAAACCTCGACGCGAGGCCGGCTTGATACCGGCCGCTTGGCTGTCCTGCATGTGATCTCCAGGAGTGGCTGGGGGCAAATCAGATGTGAACTGATCTTCGTACATCTGGATACTAGTCTAGACCCTAATTTCTAACAATCGTATTTCTACGGAGCAAAAAGCTCAGTCGAGCATGTCGAAGCCCTGGACTTCGACCTCGGCAAAGGCGCGGGTGAAACCGGCCAGGGACGCGTAGAAATGCGCCTTGGGATGCTGCGCGACGGCGTCGCACAAGACTGGCAGCCAGGACTGCAGGTGCGCTGAAAAAAACGCCTGCTGCTGCGCGAGGTTGGACACCGCCGCGTCGTCCCCTGCAATCAGGTAGCGCATCACTTCGAAGAGGCAGGCGACGTGGTCTTCGCTTTCGGACACGGCCTCGTCCCGCGCGAGGCCCAGCCGCGCCAGATCGGTGCGCAGCTGCGCCAGCGGCTTGTCGTTGAGAAAGCCGCTCAGGTAGTGCGAGCCGAACAGGTAGATCTCGGGCTTGCCCATGCCGCCGAAAAGCGCGTCGTATTCGGCATGCACTGCGGCGGCGTCGGTGCCGCGCGCCGTGCCAACCAGCTGGCGCCAGGGCTCCTCAAGGAAGGCACCGGCCGCCGGCGCCTCGGTGGGCGCCACGCTGAAGGCGCCGAGCAGCTCGGCGTCGGGCGCGGCATACCAGAGGCGCGCAAGCAGGCCGTAGACCTCGGCACGCGCAATCTCCTCGTCAAGCGCGGAGGTCATCGGGGGAAACTGGCTCATAGCTGCGTGATCTTCATTTCGTTCTGCGCGCTGTACAGGTCGATGACCCGGCAGTCGCTGCACATCTTGAGCCGCTCGAGCGCCTCGCCCTGGAACATGGCGTGGCCCGCCAGCTTGCCGAGCATCGCTTCGATGGCCTTCTGCGTGCCGAAGGGCTTGCTGCAGCGGATGCAGGCCCAGGGCTTGGCCTCGTTGAGCACCACGGGCTGCTTGCGCTCGGGGGCGGCCAACAGGCGCGGCACGAGCGCAATTGCGTTCTCGGGGCAGGTGGTTTCGCACAGGCCGCACTGCACGCAGTTCTTTTCGATGAACCGAAGCTGCGGCGCGTTCTGGTTGTCTTGCAGCGCGCTGGCGGGGCAGGCGCTCACGCAGGCCAGGCAGAGCGTGCAGGTGTCCTTGTTGACCGTGATCGCGCCGAAGGGGGAACCGGCGGGCAGCGGAATTGCGAGGGCTGGGGCGAGGGGTGCGGCCGCATCGTTCGACGGTGCCGCAAGCACTGGCGCCTGCGCCATCAGGTGGTCGAGGGTCATCTCCAGCGTGCCGCGCTTTTCCCCACCCACTGCAAAGCGTGCCGCGGCGGCCGGCACGCGCTGCCGTGTGGCGCGCAGGCCGGCCAGGGCCGCATCGAGCGCGGCCGGCGTGGCGGCCTCGACCAGGTGGAAATGCGTTCCGGTGTAGCCCAGGCCCATGAGCAGCGCCTGCGCAACGGCCATCTGCTTCTTCAATGCGTCGAGGTATTGCGGCGCCTCTTCGCCGGTGGAAAGCACCACCACTTGCGAGGCACCGAAGGCAACGGCGCTGAGCCAGAGATCGATGCCGGTGCTGGCGACATGCATCAGCGCCACGGGCAGCACATGCGCGGGCACGCCGGCCAGGCCGTCGCGCCTGCCGCGCGAGAGCTGCGCCGCACGGCCGAGTTGTTCGACCAGCGCCTGCCCGCCCTCTTCGTTGTGCAGCAGCACCGCGGCGTCGCGGCCGCCGGCCCCGGTGTAGGTGGACAGCAGCGTGCGCAGCTTGCGGCCCTGGTCGGGCGTGCGCGGATAGGTGTAGCCCAGCGCGCCGGTCGGGCACACGGTGGTGCAAGCGCCGCAGCCCACGCAAAGCTGCGGATTGACGACGATGCGCTGGCGTTCCTTGTCGCTGGAGATGGCATGCGCCGAGCACACCTCGACGCAGGCGTTGCAGCCCACCACCTCATTGCGGCTGTGGGCACAGAGCTTCTGCTTGTAGTCGAAGAACTTCGGCTTCTCGAACTCGCCCACCATTTCGCGCAGGCGCAGCAGGGTCGACAAGCCTTCGGCATGCGCGAGCCCGCCCGACAGGTGGAAATACCCCTGCGGCGCCGCATGCCAGTCGATCAGCGCGCTCACGCCCAGGTCGAGCACCAGGTCGAAATCGGCATCGAGCGCCTCGGGCGCGCGGCTGAAGTTGATGGCGCCGGCCACGGTGCAGGCCTTTTCGCAGTCGCGGTGCGAGCCGCATTTCGCCAGGTCGATCTGGTAGTCGAGCCCGATCGCCTGATCGGGGCAGGCGCCCAGGCAGGCGTTGCAGCGCGTGCACAGGTCGAGGTCGATGGGGTTGTCGCGCGTCCAGCGCAGCGAGAACTTGCCCAGCCAGCCTGTGAGCGCGCCGATGCGTCCCGCCATCACGGGCCAGCGGCGCTCCTGTCCGCCGCCGGCGGCGCCCGGGCCGGTGGAAAAGATGGAGACCTGCAGCGAATCCGCCACCAGCGCCGCGGCCTTCTCTGCCTGGTCGATCGGGCCGACGATGAGCAGGCGGCCCTGGCTCACGTAGCTCACGGTCGAAACCGGCTCGGGTTCGGGTAGGTGGGCCAG from Variovorax paradoxus includes these protein-coding regions:
- a CDS encoding 4Fe-4S dicluster domain-containing protein gives rise to the protein MTTTLICDCNQTMPLEPKTLGAALAESLPLHSTLCRREAPAFQRAIRSGDDVVVACTQERKLFTELAEQTEGATSPIRFVNIRETGGWSRDAKNASPKIAALLALAHLPEPEPVSTVSYVSQGRLLIVGPIDQAEKAAALVADSLQVSIFSTGPGAAGGGQERRWPVMAGRIGALTGWLGKFSLRWTRDNPIDLDLCTRCNACLGACPDQAIGLDYQIDLAKCGSHRDCEKACTVAGAINFSRAPEALDADFDLVLDLGVSALIDWHAAPQGYFHLSGGLAHAEGLSTLLRLREMVGEFEKPKFFDYKQKLCAHSRNEVVGCNACVEVCSAHAISSDKERQRIVVNPQLCVGCGACTTVCPTGALGYTYPRTPDQGRKLRTLLSTYTGAGGRDAAVLLHNEEGGQALVEQLGRAAQLSRGRRDGLAGVPAHVLPVALMHVASTGIDLWLSAVAFGASQVVVLSTGEEAPQYLDALKKQMAVAQALLMGLGYTGTHFHLVEAATPAALDAALAGLRATRQRVPAAAARFAVGGEKRGTLEMTLDHLMAQAPVLAAPSNDAAAPLAPALAIPLPAGSPFGAITVNKDTCTLCLACVSACPASALQDNQNAPQLRFIEKNCVQCGLCETTCPENAIALVPRLLAAPERKQPVVLNEAKPWACIRCSKPFGTQKAIEAMLGKLAGHAMFQGEALERLKMCSDCRVIDLYSAQNEMKITQL
- a CDS encoding TorD/DmsD family molecular chaperone translates to MSQFPPMTSALDEEIARAEVYGLLARLWYAAPDAELLGAFSVAPTEAPAAGAFLEEPWRQLVGTARGTDAAAVHAEYDALFGGMGKPEIYLFGSHYLSGFLNDKPLAQLRTDLARLGLARDEAVSESEDHVACLFEVMRYLIAGDDAAVSNLAQQQAFFSAHLQSWLPVLCDAVAQHPKAHFYASLAGFTRAFAEVEVQGFDMLD
- a CDS encoding formate dehydrogenase subunit alpha, with the protein product MLLTKKTTAANSVSRQGERESSAFIHSLRRGLSGALPTMDRRAFLRRSGLGVGVGLAAGQLTLMRKAEAAGDARPTAVGAGKVEIKRTVCSHCSVGCASDAVVENGVWVRQEPVFDSPINLGAHCAKGAALREHGHGEYRLRYPMKLVDGKYQRISWDTALDEITARLKELRQASGPDSIYWIGSSKHSNEQSYLMRKFVSFWGSNNCDHQARICHSTTVAGVANTWGYGAMTNSYNDMRGAKVALYIGSNAAEAHPVSMLHMLHAKEHGCKMIVVDPRFTRTAAKADEYVRIRSGSDIPFLFGVLHHIFKNGWEDKKYINDRVFGMEKVREDVLAKWTPDKVEEACGVPEAQVLKVATWLNENRPGTIVWCMGQTQHTIGNAMVRASCILQLALGNVGKSGGGTNIFRGHDNVQGATDVGPNPDSLPGYYGIVDGSWKHFASAWGVDYEWIKGRFASPAMMTKPGITVSRWIDGVLEKNELIDQDSNLRGVFYWGHAPNSQTRGLEMKRAMDKLDLLVVVDPYPSATAAMAAMPGRPEDQNPSRAVYLLPACTQFETSGSVTASNRSLQWREKVIEPLWESRSDHMIMQQFADRLGFGKELSKNYKMQKVKGMDEPVPDDILREINKCVWTIGYTGQSPERLQAHMRNMGAFDVRTLKAKGGTKDKVNGYDMTGDYFGLPWPCFGTPELKHPGSPNLYDTSKHVMDGGGNFRANFGVERDGKNLLAEDGSHSVGADITTGYPELDHVLLKKLGWWDELTEAEKPKAEGKNWKTDSSGGMIRVFMKNHGCHPFGNAKARALVWNFPDAIPQHREPLYGNRPDLMAKYPTHDDKMAFWRLPTLYKTVQQKNIADKVHEKFPYIMTSGRLVEYEGGGEETRSNPWLAELQQEMFIEINPKVAAEKGIRNGERAWVHTPTGAKLNVQALVTERVGPDTVFMPFHFSGRWQGVDMLGYYPAGAAPVVRGEAINTATTYGYDSVTMMQETKTTVCNVEKA
- a CDS encoding formate dehydrogenase, whose product is MQDSQAAGIKPASRRGFFFGAATAGAAVAAVSVLPKVAEAPAAVEAAAPELKPAPEKGGGYSLSEHVKHYYKTASA